Within Spinacia oleracea cultivar Varoflay chromosome 4, BTI_SOV_V1, whole genome shotgun sequence, the genomic segment AAATTAACCTTTGGGGAAGAAAAGTTGTTaatatttctggaaaagtgGGTTCAAACACAAAACCTGGTGGAAGATTATGCATTTTTGTTTGTTACTAGTAAGTCTTAATTACGTATACGTAGTAGTATGTGTTATATGATAGTAAGTTTTGGTTTAATTTGCAATGCCTAGATATTACATATATATAGAGTACAATCATATATGCCTCAAAATTTTAATAAGAGTCGGAGTTCTAGATCGAGTAATATTAGTGTCCTAATAGGCGTAGACTTTAGTATTGAATAGGATTAGGAGTCTAATTAACctgttgtactatatatatatatatatatatatatgcgtTATTATTAATCAAGAATATATAATTTGAGTATGATATACAATATCTGTCATCAAGTACGTAATTTTATAATTTCTTTGatgaaaattgattttgatCTTGATAATTTGATTTTGTTGTTTTAACCTAAGGTATATTTATATATGTTAATGACTTGACTATGAAGAAATGTTATGGGATAAGATAATTAGATTTCTAATTAGTTTGTTACGATGTAATTGGTATTATGGTAATATTTTAAAGTATGATATAAAATTTGTAATAAGGATTATAATTCTAGATGCAATTCGGGTTTGAATGTAGCTTTTTAGGAAGCGGTTGGATAGAGTTTTAACTAATTGGGTGGACGTACCGATCCATGTTTTAAAGGGTAGTCATTTTGATTTGATAAAATAGATACATCTATCAGTTTGACTAACAGACTTCTCAATTCAAACTTTGACCACTAATATCTAAAACTAAATTTTACAAGTCCTGTTATATTTTTAGAAAGTTCTTAAAACGTAGGGTCGTAAGGGTTGTACTGTacatctttattttttttcagcttttgacaattaattaaaaccagtttttttttgtttgttaaaaCCATTTTGACGAAGTGTTTTAGTGTACGTTTTATATACATAGTTGTGAAATTGAAAAGTGGCTTATGGATGTATTGAGTCGATATTATACTTTTGTGGAtgttataattaatcataacaGTTATAAATCGATAGGGTAGATAATTTTGGCTGacgcaaaaaataaaaataggagaTTTCGAATTCATATCCTATAAAACATGAGAAATAAATTACGAAGCTCCTTTATCAATCAAAATTCACCGGAGTTTTAAATATCTCCAATTTCAAACGAACACgttaatatataaaataagttATTTCCCTATAAGCTTTTATTGTGTCAATAATTCAAAAGCCCACAACATCCTTGTAACAAAATTACAATGCTCAAAGATACAAAACTCTAAGTTTAAGCAGAGAGTACAAATAGTACATAATGAAACTTGATTTCTCCAACCCCCCACTtctgttttttttgttgataCGTCGATTTATGCAACTCCGCCCTTCCGTTGTTAATCGACCCTTCCGTTGTGAAACCTAATCAATATCGTAGAATTTAAGAGCGAAAAACATCTTCATTGACTTGCTGCAACTGAAGTCGAATTTCTGAGTCACAAAAGTTGATTCTATGGCAATACATTTCGAATAAGCAAATCTCCATAAATTAACCTGCACGAACAAAGTAAAACGTAAACCATTGATCGAGAAGGAGGGCACTGTCAGTTAGAGGAGGCGCGACACAGAAGAAGGGTATAGAGTATGGGAAGGGAAAATGATGTACCAGTAACTTGAACATTCCTCATGCTTCTTTCCGAGTAATCCTGTAATTCATGAACACCGGAAAAAGTTAGGGCTGCTACTAGATTTAATACAGTTGGGGTATGCTTCAGTTGCAATAAAATGATAAAAATCAGAGCCTAAATAGAAGAGATCAGATTAATTCGAGCTTAAATAGAAGAAATCAGATTAATTCGGGTATAATGCAGTAATGCAATGGCAAATGCTACCCGTAAAATGTTCCTATCCAACAAGGGTCAAGTTCCCTTCACGTGATATTGCGGTTATCAGGGATTGTGGAGCAAAATTGTAGCACTAATATACAAGAGATGAATCCATTTTAAACGGAGACTAAAATAAGCAAGGGTACGGATaataaaacttcatttgaaTTTCCAGATGCAGTTGCTACTAGTAGAAAACTCCATGTAGTTTTTGTACTGATGAAATCAGTTGATCTCCATTGAAGTAGCTTAGAACAAACGCACAGTTTGGGCCTTAGCAACTATAAACTGAGCTGCTAAGGAAGAAGAGAGAGTATAATCTTTATTGATGGTTTGCTTACAGCTTAAGCAATTAGGGAAAAACTAACTAACTGCAATAATACAATAGATAAGCTTATATAGAAAACTGTAATGCTGTCCTAACCAATCAGAGAACAGCATGAGCATAACAACCAATCAGAAAGCAGAAGAATAACAAACCACCTGCTGACTTGCCACGTCAGCTAAAATCAGTTACGGAAGAAATAATCAGGTGATAGATGATGCACACTAATGAGGTGGTACTGCATTGCATGGTACTGCATGGTATTAACCAACATGTACACAATCCAAATTACGAAAAAAGTGGTTTTATGATATTTTTCAGTAGGAAATCACAAATGAGTTGCGTGTCACAAACCATGAGAAAACCATTCCTGCTCATTGGACAAAGAAAGTGAATACAAATAAAACGCAACACACAATTCTACAAAGGCATACAGATAAAAAGAAGTCACCTGAAGCAGGAGATTCCCAACGCTGTCGTGATTTCATGAATGACTGATGTTGCAAAGTGCATGTACACAAAAGCTGGGAAAGACAGGAAGATCCATCAGGAAAATCAAAGTAACACCAAAATGGACACCTTCCTCCAAATCTAGATACAAGAGTTTTTTCTAAATATTGCtcagaaaattaaaacattttGAATCGGTTTTGAATTTAATCCCATGATAAAGCAGGATCAGAGTGGGATAGCGTTCTTTTTAATATTCTGGCACAGAGTAGAACCGCTAATTAGAAAATCCTTTCACACTATTTAACGTTTTCCTTGCTTGGCGTTAAAAAGATAAGAGCCCTGTTTCATTACTGCAAATACGATTAGCAGTTCTATTAGTAAATCCCCCAACATAGTCATCAGTTTTCCTTGTAAACTTCTCATGCAGTTTGCACTTCTAATTTGGGCAGGAAAAGTACGCTACATGATTCCAAACCAAAATTAAGGGAAATAGTTGatcattttttttcaaatacAGGAGAACCAAAAACAGCAATTTGAGTATTTCAGTCTTTATTTAGTTTAGAAGCATATTCATTCTACACGTGACACCAATAAACTAAAAGGAGATAAAGTAGCTATAGAATAGGTCACGTGTTTCTTACCAGTAAATGCACAATAACCGAGCAGCACCAATAGCTCATCGACTAATGGAACTCTGCGAACATGTTAAAAGATGAATATTGAATTAGGTGGAGCAATGAATTTCTTGCTAGACATGAGAAAAATGGCAAAATCTTACCCGTCATTTAGCCTAGCAGTTAAAGCATTTGCAATGGCCAGTGGTAGATACAAAAGACACTGAAGCAAAGTAATCAAAGAGTTAGTCAATGAAATGCAGAACAGAAATATCACTTGTTCTGAAACAAAAAGATAATCTTTTATTTGATTTGTCCAAACTTCAAAGGCTCATATCGTGGTTGACTCTCTTATTTTAAGTAATGCAGTGGATGTAAACGAACGTGACAAACCAACTTAGTATTAATGTAGAAAGATAACTAAAGCTtgaaaaagaacaaatcaagGGAAATAACTAGCAAATTCACATGTTTTCATGAGATCCTGAAGATAATGTGCCAAAACTAGATCATCAACCAGAATCGTACCATACACATGCTCGTTTTGAGACCCTTTGGCTCGTCGCACAAGTGAGACAAAATCATCCTTCCCTGCATGAACATACAATGACATCAACAATAGAAAAGTAGCGGTGAAATCGCGAAAGTGATACACAGTATAAACATAATCAAACTAGTAGAAGGTGTCAAAATGTCACCTAAAAAGAGAGTACACAAACGTTTACTTACCACAAGGAAACCAAATGCAAGTCCTGTTCCCACTACAACTAGATGGGGATAGTTACCCATTATATCAGACGGAGACAAGTAATCCCTGCAGGACGATTATTGTTATTTTATGAAGACAAGAAATCCAGTGCGTAAAGAAGGTTAAGGGCCGTGAACTATACCAAACAATGACTCCAACCAAGAGCACCGTGAATGGATAAAGCTGAAATTTATAAAGTAAAGAATGAGATTCCAGATAGTAACagggaaaagaaaaaaactaaaggaatgcaacaagggaaaaaaatgatGTCATAATTACCATAGCTAATGCAAGAAATATGCTTCCTTTTCTCAATTTGACTACGTTGTAGACATTCTGTATGCTGCACAGAAAACATACCAAGATGAGAACATTACAGGCAACAAGCAGTAAATGTCATGCTGAAGGTGCTGAGATTATTTCAGCACATCCACTGAAACGTTGcactacaagtctacaaccAACCACCCCTATTCCTAACGACAACTGTGTACTACCGTAAGCGTATGGAAGGAGATACCAAGGGACAGAACTAAATTGAATGTGTCCGTGAGTGAAATAGTTCCCCATAGGCTAAACCTCAGGAAGAGCCTCATATCTTATCCCGATTCAGCATGCAAGTTAAGTTAAAGTTCAATGCTCTAATGCAAGGAGATGaagtaaaaacataaaataaatacACATAGAAAAAGAATACCAACTTGAATGCAACAGTAGGTATCACACCAGAAGCTATCATTAGATACAACGCAGCTTGGTATGTTGGGATGCCTGAATTAGAGACAAAAACAGGGAATCAGATTTGAGGGATGAATCCACTGAGAAAGAATGATACAAAAGAATAAATCATCCATTAACTAACTAAGACATGCATATTTCCTATCTAGTATTATAAAACTAGTCCCGAAGTATACCAGTGTAACATTTACTTTGTATCAAAATCAATTTGTATGTTTCAGACCGTTATCTTAGGGATAGGAAATTAGGTAACAGTGTAACAGTAATGACGGTCTACATATGTTTTAGTAGGGATTATGTCTATCCTTAACGTGCGAACCAGCAAATAAACACTCAGAAAAAGGATTCCTAGTTATTTCACCATAACCTCCATGCTCCAACAGGGAGGGGGGAGCAGTAGCTGATGAAGCAAACTAGGAGAGGGGGATTAGTCCTACAAACAAAAGGAATGAGGGATGGGAAAGAATGGGGATAGGGTGGGAAGAGGGACAAGAAAAAAGTTTTTTCCCTGTATTTTGAAATACTATTGGGTACTTTGAACTCTTAACATCATTCTCAGAAATAAAACCTTTTGAAGTAGCCATTCCATTAAAGtttagggggcgtttggttgggggtaGTAATCAAAGGGAATGAGAATGAGAGGATatcattccctttgttgttgtttgttatgtCTATTttttcattccctttaccctatTTTATTATTGACTTTACCCCAAAACCttctacactcattccccacCCCCCCCACACTTTCCCATTCCTTTCCCCCTTCACTTACCCACCCCCCTCTCTCCCTCCTCTAACCTTCCACTGCTCATACGAAACCGCCCAGAACCCACCGCCGTCAACCGTCCACCGCCGCCATTGCAAAACCTTCCACCGCCACTTCGGATTCCTATTCCGGAATCTCCAACACATACATCCATcgcctcctctctctctctctctctcctctaacccTGATCTAAACTCCAACCACGCGACCACCAAGCGCCGGCCACCTTCTGGTTCACCGACTATCCACGCCGACCATCCATGCCGACCATCGATCCACCTTCTGGAAGTGGCGGCGACGAGAGAAGGGGGAGAAGGAGTGAACATCGACATAGGGAGGGGGATCGGAGTGGCGGCGACGAGGGGAGGGGGAGAAGGAAAGGAAAACGACAGAGGGAGGGGAAGGGGCGGCGACGAGGGGAGGGGGAGAAGGAGTGGACAGCGATAGAGGGAGGGGAGGGGCGGCGACGAGGGGAGGGGGAGAAGGAGTGGACAGCGATAGAGGGAGGGGGAGGGGCAGCGACGAGGGGAGGGGGAGAAGGAGTGGACATCGACAGAGGGAGGGAGAGCGACGGCGACAGAGGGGAGAGGGAGGAGGGGGCAAGGCGGCGTTAGAGGAGAAGGGGACGGAGGGGCGGTGATGACGGCTGTCGGTGGTCGGTGACAAAAGAGGGGCGAGAGAGAAGATGAATGAAGAATGAATAAATCCATCCCAAACAATTTTTTACATCAAAGGGAATGATTTCCATTCCCCTTCTATCCCATTCTTGATTCCATTCCGTTTACCCCGTGCGAACCAAACGGCTCCTTAGAGTTCAAACCTAGATTAATATCATACATGCAGAAAGTGTCAACAATTGCAATAAATTAGCAGAACTTGCCAGTTGCCACATCATGGAATAATTTGATAGTTGACACTTTGGAAGTACAATAGATAGTCTTATCAGTACAGCAATTTCGGTTCTTTAATACTTTATCTTGAAAAGAAGTTCTCAAGTACATGAACGCATCTTGATTATATCTAACACTGTCCATCCGTATTAGACAAACTATGCTATAGGGAAAAACTGACGAACAAAAGACTTTTACAATTTGGTTTCACAAACACAAGCAGAagacggattttaagaaaataGATGTAAAAcagtaaaagtaaaaaaaaccaGAGAAGCACTTCAGAAAACTAACAGCAAAACAATTACCCAAGTTTATAAAACAAGAAAACACAACCTTAACGTGTAAAGTGCATCTAGTCCATAAAAGCAACAATGTCTTTCGCCAATaacaaaacttttttttttttttcagtatCTTTCATTGGTTAGGACAAACTTAAGCAACATACACTTACAGCTCCAATTAATGAATTTTCAATTTCCACATTACTACCACAAAGACTGTCCAGGACATTAAAAATAAAGAGTAACTGTTACGATGTCATTTCAAAACTTTCAGGTCTTTTGAGAAGGTCAATTTTCCAAATTCAGCCAAAGCGCTGAACGAGaccaaaaaaaactaatttattaaaacattCGAACAACTCTCACTCATTTTCAACTACAAGACTTTGGAAGATGTACTCTAGAGCTTTGCTACATTACCATTCAAAAACGGCACCCAGCTGAAGATGGGTATTGACATTCCGAACTGTTGAGCCCACCATTGAGCACCTAATAAGAAGCAAATTTAGAGATAATTACTGGCAGGCAGACAGATAACATAATTCGTTGAATGCCAATTCCAAGTCATCAACATGATTTTTCTTACAATCATGATGAGTTAATCAACTAAGCAATACACGAATATCCAATGCATACAAATTAAATGAGTACTGCGGTAATCCAAAACTGTAAGTGGCTTACCTACAAAAGCTGTGAAGAAGTGACACAAGTATATCAGCATGAGACCTTCTGTAGGTCCATTGACTACAGGAAGAATTAGAACATTGGTGAAGTAGCTGACATCACAAACAGAGAAAGGGGTCAGTCAAGTTGCAAACTAgaaggaaataaaaaaaattcagcaAAACAGATATCCATATCCCCATTCCGACTATGCAAAAAACTGTTGGCATCTGACAAGCAAAGTTGATGTacaacaagaacaacaacacCCAATTTAAATTACAATTTCCTTCAAGACGATAACAACAATGTTAAAGATGGTGATGACTAACAATAACACCACCACGAGGTCCACGATCCGTAGATAACGAAAAATATTTACATAAGTATAGAATACTCATTAAAAAGGTACTAATTTAAGCCTAACAGAATAACACACAAAAGAAGACAGGCAGCAGGGGATACCAATaataagtactccgtattagtaTTATGTATCTTTAGAATTCAATTTGAAGTTCATTTTAGTGTAAGTCCATTTCAACCTGAAAGTGGCAGTACCATGCTTGGCGCTTATGGGTCCTTAGTATCACCACATGTCATTCTAGCAAGTAACAGAGTCCCATCAATTTTCATATTCATGCATCACATATTCTCTCTTGATGAGTCAATGCCAAAGGGATTTAGAATCATGAGTAAAGCCCCATCAACATTTCCCAAGAGTGCAATATTTTTAGCCACCGCATTCTCAAAACCTAAGCCTCCTTCAGCCTTCAGACAACACATAAGGTATTTTCTCACGACACCAGGTTTAGATGACAAAGACTCTCATCATTTTCTAAATCTTACTGGCAACTCACTGGTAATAGGGAGAGATAGTAGCCAAAGATAGTAGACAATCATGATTGAATCAACGTTATCCCACAACCCACTAACCAGGTGACAAGCAGACCTACTTCCATTAATTAAAGTCTGCTTGAAATCAAATCACTGGTACCGAGAAAGAGACTAAATATGGATTAGCTTAAAGAG encodes:
- the LOC110800996 gene encoding choline/ethanolaminephosphotransferase 1; the protein is MGYIGTHGVAALHKHKYSGVDHSYVAKYILQPFWTKFVHLFPLWMPPNVITLIGFMFLVTSALLGFIYSPRLDSPPPRWVHFMHGLLLFLYQTFDAVDGKQARRTNSSSPLGELFDHGCDALGCALEALAFGSTAMCGRATFWFWVIAAIPFYGATWENYFTNVLILPVVNGPTEGLMLIYLCHFFTAFVGAQWWAQQFGMSIPIFSWVPFLNGIPTYQAALYLMIASGVIPTVAFNIQNVYNVVKLRKGSIFLALAMLYPFTVLLVGVIVWDYLSPSDIMGNYPHLVVVGTGLAFGFLVGRMILSHLCDEPKGLKTSMCMCLLYLPLAIANALTARLNDGVPLVDELLVLLGYCAFTAFVYMHFATSVIHEITTALGISCFRITRKEA